The genome window GAACTTGGTCGGTGATCTGTTCGAGCATGACGCAGGGCTGTGCCATGGCCGCTGCTCCCTGGGAATCGAGTAGCTGCTTGGCTAGGTGTCTTCCCATTCCGCGGTCAAGATCCGCGCCGTGTTCGCCGCGCGCCTGGGCCACCATCTGTTGGGCAAGCTCCGAGGCCGGCGGGCCGATGTAGCCGAAATGCTCAAAGGCCAGCGGCAGTTGATCCGCTGGAAGCTGATGCAAAATCTCGAGGCTGGTCGGCGTACTCATCCCGGCTCCGCCGACGATTCCGGCCAAGCGCTCGAGCACCAGCTGCTGGTCCGAGCCGCGGAACTTCAAAACAGAGAAGCGCGGGGAGTCAACCGCGGACAGATCGATGCACGGCACGAGGCACAGCGCTCCGATAGTCAGGGCTATAAACGCTGCGCTGATCCGCCGCAGCAGCCGTCGTTCGCGCAGCATTCCCAGGGCGCTGTCAGCCCCCACGCCGATCCAGGCAAAGATAAACGGCAACGCCGGACCCAGGTAGCGGTAGTTGACGTACTCCTGCGGCCGACTGAGGCGGAAGTCCTCCACCCGGAAACCGGAGAGCACCAGCACCAGACAGAACAATGGCGGAAAGACCAAAATCGACAACCGCGGGTCCAGGGCCCGCGCACGATTGCGACGCAACGGATTGTGCAAACTATCTTTGAGGCGCAGCAGCAAGGCCAATGCGCCGCCAAGGGTCAACAGGTAGAATATGATCGAGAACGCCGCACCGGGGATCTTCCAAACGGCCGGGTAGAGCGCTGAGCGCGGCAGGGCGTAGCCGATCAGCCGTAAGGCTTTGAGGCCGATCCACGAGGGCTGGGACTCGAGAAACATCCGCGAGCCCTCGATATAGGCCGTGGTCTCGTAGCCGGTGTAGGTGTCGATACTGAACATCGCACCGTGGCCCCAGAAGCTGTAATTGAGATACCAGGGGATCAGCCCGATCAACAACCCCGGCCAGAACGCCAGGAACGATCGTTCTAAAGGCCAGCGCCTGTCGAGCAGCGCCCACAGAATTAGCAGCATTGCCAGCGTCACCGCAAAGGTGTAACTGAACCACAGCCCGAGCCCGCACAGCACGCCCAGCGCCAGTCCACTCAAAGCGCCGGGCTGTTTGGGCCTGGAATAGCCGAGCATGGCGATCAGTCCCCACAACGCGACGATGGTCAGCAAACTCGATTCGGTGTGATTGCCCCAGGCTGTGACTGAGAGCAGCCCGTACAGCGGCGGAGGCGCAGCGAACAGCAGTCCGCTGAACACTGCGGCGCGGCGGCTGAAGTAGCGGTCGAGAAACAGCACCCAGAGGATCATCGTCAGCAGACTGAAGATGATCGGCGCAGCGCGCAGGCAGATCAGCCGG of Candidatus Alcyoniella australis contains these proteins:
- a CDS encoding glycosyltransferase family 39 protein, which encodes MRRFGWLALLVSVHLAIRALILFFGDVNWWAPLTDETPTGNIASALAGGSLVMPWQAYQFKPFAGGTVLEGLMAWPFFAQWGDRLICLRAAPIIFSLLTMILWVLFLDRYFSRRAAVFSGLLFAAPPPLYGLLSVTAWGNHTESSLLTIVALWGLIAMLGYSRPKQPGALSGLALGVLCGLGLWFSYTFAVTLAMLLILWALLDRRWPLERSFLAFWPGLLIGLIPWYLNYSFWGHGAMFSIDTYTGYETTAYIEGSRMFLESQPSWIGLKALRLIGYALPRSALYPAVWKIPGAAFSIIFYLLTLGGALALLLRLKDSLHNPLRRNRARALDPRLSILVFPPLFCLVLVLSGFRVEDFRLSRPQEYVNYRYLGPALPFIFAWIGVGADSALGMLRERRLLRRISAAFIALTIGALCLVPCIDLSAVDSPRFSVLKFRGSDQQLVLERLAGIVGGAGMSTPTSLEILHQLPADQLPLAFEHFGYIGPPASELAQQMVAQARGEHGADLDRGMGRHLAKQLLDSQGAAAMAQPCVMLEQITDQVPTSVYTDPCFWEGVGMQIGAWTVGNHSALASDADTLGLPSDAPPASRALATVVRLLGVCQNAPDRRLALMRGLGRLSVDAFSVMPGEAPLVDEPFFYQGVGAQLRRNALLDLFQDDVAIDALFRVPRQQRGSAVKGWVDESKHLGIEP